The Apodemus sylvaticus chromosome 18, mApoSyl1.1, whole genome shotgun sequence genome includes the window ggtggttccacctttgggctggtgctcttgggttctataagagagcaggctaagcaagccaggggaagcaagccagtaagcagcatccctccatggcctctgcatcagctcctgcttcttgacctgcttgagttccagtcttgacttcctttagtgatgaactgcaacatggaagtgtaagctcaataaaccctttcctccccaacttgcttcttggttatgatgtttgtgcaggaatagaaaccctgactaagacaaattggtaccagtgtagtggggtattcctgtgataaCCTGACCACGTTTGGGGGAgtattgtggaaggactttggaactttgagctagaaaagctgtggaaagttctgtaggagcttggaagacaatgttacgaacagtgcagaagatggaggcctggcttgtgaaatttcagagggaagagtataagactcttacagtggccatgttttgattgtgaagattctgtggttttggttagctgaggctgaagaatcagctgtgagtaacaagataccagaaccactaaagcaaacctttgtgttattgggactattgatgctggttagctggagctaagaaattagcggtgattaagaagagaccagcatcactgagatgaaatcttcttggaagtgttttctgagagcacagagagtgttccagagatagccacagttgtattttgtgctgtggctggacttggtactgtgtaagagtcacccagatggtactggttttgaaggcatgaaggggtcatgaagagcagctgaagctcttggcacagtgagaggccacggaaggccattggtgaaggtgcagcctcagttgcaattgatggtctAGGACTTGAGGAGGTCATgtataggagcagaggcttgtcaccatgaagagagcctatgagaggctattggtgaagcctaattacagtggaagatagcagcgttttggagatgccagtaccatgcgatgaccaccaagaacagcagcagcagtggagtacaggcagctggagcctagaagacaagctgtgtgctacaaagggcagagctgaagaagtgacccaagcccttggaggagcccagaagatcgtgagttggatcccagacattgaactattggagtttgagttttgcttttggttgtgactgtgccctgatatatttccctcttgaaggaagaaagtattttagtggagcccagttgagagactttgaatttttaaaagactttgaattttaaagatattggatattttaaggtgatggaacttttaatatgtaaagactgtgggacttttaaagtaatttagatcttggggatgaataagaaagtaagggttgaggcttaataatgtgtttgtgtgtcaagttgacaaggggtcaattgtactggctggttttgtgtgtcaacttgacacaggttggagttatcacagagaaaggagtttcagttggggaagtgcctccatgagatccagctgtggggcactttctcaattagtgatcaagtggtgagggccccttgtgggtggttccacctttgggctggtgctcttgggttctataagagagcaggctgagcaagccagggaaagcaagccagtaagaaacatccctccatggcctctgcatcagctcctgcttcttgacctgcttgagttccagtcctgacttcctttagtgatgaactgcaacgtggaagtgtaagctcaataaaccctttcctccccaacttgcttcttggtcatgatgtttgtgtaggaatagaaaccctgactaagacgagAAGTTcgcaaagaaaagaacaaattctcttttcctccatttcttgtctcctctctctgccccccccctaCTTTCCTGGTAACACGGGGTTCCTGTTCACTAGGGTACGAACAGAAGCTGCATTCTGTAATGGCATTTACGAGGAGTGGTTAGTTCATCCTTCTGTATTGTCCTCCTGTGCTGGACCTTGGAGTTAGCACTTAAAGGCAAGACGGCACCTTAATGAGCTttagcgcgcgcgcgcgcgcgcgcgcgcgtgtgtgtgtgtgtgtgtgtgtgagagagagagagagagagagagagagagagagagagagagagagagagagagagagaatgaatatgcaTGTAAATGTGTGTCTGCGTCAGTGGGAGCCTAGAGTGTAGGTAAAGCAGCGTGAAGTACAGCCCAGGTCAGGCTTGGGAAAACAAGGTAGTGCTGCAGGAAAGATGTGAAGTAGGTAGGGTCTGTTAGCAGCAGAAAGATGCCCACACTGATCCTCTCCGACTAGAGGTGGCAAGCCCAGGTAGAGCAGTAGCTGGCCCTATGGAGCCACAGTGATTATAATGTGCTGATTCCACACACAGCTGTAGCAAACTCCTTACTTCCTGTCTTGATTATGCATGTGCCATAGCACCCTCCTGCCATCTCTGATTGGCTCGTGTGCTTGCATCAAGGATGCTGATGGCCCAGAAGCACAAAGTTGCAGACACTGTATGCCTCCCTCGCTACCTAAGGCTGATCCACACTGATTCAGGCCCGCTGGCTGCCTCTGAACCTAGAGGTGTCCGGAGAGGGCAAACCACTCACTCTACCACATGCTTCCCAGTGGTTTGTGATTAGACTTCCTTAACTAGTCGGGAAGGAAAACTCCGGGGAAATGATGGCGATAACCTACCAACAAAGGATGCCTTCAGGGGAAGAGCATCTGAGAAAGTGACATTGTTGATGGTTTTGTCACACATGGAACGGAAGTAAAAAGCGAAGCGTGGAAATGAAGTTAATTGGTTATAAAGCTGACAAGGAGCCACGGGCTGGTTTGCAGGAAGGATATCTAGATGGCAGAGATCAAGATTCCATCTTAAAACAACCAAactgaaccaaccaaccaacctctGACCCTAGATGTTGCTTAGGTTCTGCCAAAGGGATCTGAACTCAAAATGTCGCCCACATTTTCAGTTAGGGTTTTGATGAACATATAGCTTCGATATACATTCAGAAAGAGTTTGTGTTCTCTGATAATAAGATACTAACACTCATGTATCTGggaaacatgtttttattttaaaaaatattaggtgtagaggcattttgcctgcatatatgactATGAATCACACGTGTGCAgtgttcacagaggccagaagagactgTCATCTCCCAGGACTTCAGTTACAGGTGGTCATGAGTTGCCAAATACGTAGTGGGAAttaattgaacctgggtcctctggaagagtaggcaATTcccttaactgctgggccacctcTTCAGTtccaaaagcattttaaaaaagtgATTAATAACCATCCAATGCGAGGAACGGTTAATTATAAAGGACTGAGGATGCAATTGGACTCTGGAGTTTTACTTTTGTATTATGTTTTAGAAGCAGAGAAGGGAGCACTAGGGTTCAGGCAGCTCCGAAAGGTCCCTGGAAGCCCCTTTGCCTCTCCCCATTGCCCATGAGTTTTGCCGCGCATCAGTGCCACGTGTGATGCGTAGGTGGGGTGGGGTTAGACATTATCCAATCCTGTCCCTTCATTCCAATCATGGATGGGATTTCTCTTCCCATGATGCTGAGCGGCCAGTCTGATGTGTTGACCACCATGGCTAGGGTCAGATGAAAAAAGTCATCTCCTGCATCACCCTGTCCCTGCAGCTTTGGTCCCTTCGGATAGCCTCCGACTTCGGGGTAGATGTGAAGCAGGGCCCTTCAGCGCCTTTCAGCCTCACGGTTGGCAATGCGCTCTGCATACTCAGGCCCTTTGCAGCGTCCTTCGAGTCCTCACAGTCTGACCTATCCGGGGCTCTTCCAGGGAGCCCCGCACTGGGGCAGGCATTTCTGGCTGGAATGGGACTAATGTCGGCTATGGTAACAGGAAAGGGCTTAGTGACTGGCTGAGGTAAAGCGGGCGGCACAGGCCTGCTCTCTCCCAAAGTCCCCTCCTGGGATGTCCGCAGAGCTACTGGGCTGCCTTTTTGGTGGCATGTAGTCCTGTCCATGGTGGCACTGAAATACAGTGTCGTgctctcctgtccttccttcccctgcAGGGGTCCATCTGTCTCCTTCCCCTGGGCTGCAACGTCAGCCTTGGTCCCAGCCTTCTTCGGGCTGTCCTCCTGTGGGCTGTCCTCCTGTGTAGCTGGTGGCCTCTGGGTTGCTGCATTGTCTCCAAGCTCACTGGCGAAGGAGATATAGCTTGAAGTTTCCAGTGATTCCATCTCTGCTTTTGGAGCCTCCTGGTACTCAGACCCTTTCTCCAAGGTCAAAGGGTCAGAAGGAGAGGATGGGAGGTCTTGCTGGGAAAACAGGGGTTTCCTCTGCAGATCACAGTGTTGACTCGACCTCGACACAGGGGCACAGGAGCAGCCAGCGCTGCCACCTCCTAGGGCTGCGTTGATCTTAGATACACTTCCTGTCTTGAGAGCAAGTTTCAGCAACAGCCAGTGGTGGTGGCTGAAGACAGAGTACTCCCCAGATCTGTGCTCCGCCTGTCCCACCTCCGCAGATCTCTGCTCTGGGCTGGGGGCCTTATCTAGACTTGTTAGCTCATAGCTTTCCTCTTGGCACCAGCTCGAGCTGTCTGGCCTCTCCCCTGTGGGAACCATGGCCTCGGGAGGAGGCGCTGATTCTGCTTTGTTATCCTCGGTGGGGCCACAGCATTTCCTCATGAACCTCTGCTGGATGTCTGAGGATTTAGGGTGCAGTAGGCTGTAATAAATAACCAGCGATGCACACcctgaaacagaaaacaacaaaaataacgaAAGGGCTAGCTTGAGGTTATGTTCTGGGACACCCAACATCCCGCTGCGAGGGATAGGCTCCGCGGCTCCTTTGTATGAAACAATATAACGATGACCCACAATAAGATTCTGAGACTTCAGAACTGACACTGTTAAGGGGTAAGGGGTAAGGATTTTAATGAGGGCCCAGAATCTACCAGCTATGAATGTTTTGAAACTGTACACTATGGCTTCACTCCTCTTGATTCTCAGCCTTCTTCCTGGAGGGCATCTTCCATTGACCGCTGGGCACCCCGGGCAGATTTGCGCATGCACGTGAGCACCAGCGGCTTGGTAGAGATCTCCCAGAATCCCACCACCCGCACGGTGTGGAAGGATGCCAAAGCCGGGGGAGGCAGGAGGTAAGAAAGCGGCCTCAAAAACAAGAGCCCAAGGCAGAGGTCAGTCGTGCTCCTCAGAAGCCGTGTCAGGGCATTTCCacgaacaacaacaacacttCCTCTGTGCACAAACAGCTTAATCACATTGTCGTCAGTTTCGTTTATGTCGATCAGAAGTGTTGACTGCTGCAATAATCTCTTTACCAGAGCATTCCAGTAAGCCACCCACGTTGTTTCCAGTTTCCTGTCGCACTGGAGAAAGTGCCTGTGTTAAGGGTGCTCATTATGCGCGGAGAAGATCTGAACTAAGTGTGAGGAGGGGGACTGAAGGCGCCAGGAGATGGCACCATGACAGACCCTAGGAAGAGCCCCAAAGACAGCGCCCCCAGGCCTTCAGTGTCTCTGGGGACAAGAGAAGGCCCAGCGCAGGGCACTGGTTTGTGGTAAAATCGGAAGTGGGAACAAGGTCCCGCAGTCCTCTCCGTGCTGCACACAGCTCACATACTAGCTTATGCCTTGGATTCTCACGGAGCCCAAGCAATATGCAGTCACTCATCTTTGGCCAACAAATCCCACCAAGGCCAGGAAAGACCAGCAAGCCAGCTAATGCTACCCTACACTACGCGATGCATCCAGGGCGCCCGTTAGGCAGCAGGATCTGCCTGGCCAGAGGCTCTGGCTGTGCTGATTTTCTGTAGGACCCTGCCACCTGCTGGATTCTTGGCTGTAGCTCCTGGCTGGGGTGGAGCAGGCTCTCAGTACACGTTTGTCCaatgaaagaaggaaacaggGAGCCAGGATTTGGGCAGGAACTGTCTCAAGTCTGTGTTCTTGAAActacaattcttttaaaaaaatactactttatgtgtgtgtgtgtgtgtgtgtgtgtgtgttttgcctgcatgtctatcgGTGTACCACAGGTCTGCCTGGTGCTCTGAAGAGGCCATCAATTTCCCTGGAGCAAGAATTGCAGGCCCATGTAAGCCACCACCGGAAGACCCAGGAAgactcctctggaagagtagtcagtatt containing:
- the Xkr5 gene encoding XK-related protein 5: MHAGLLGFSALLQAAEQSARLCSIVYYFATGRLLWGWLALSVLLPGFLVQALSFLWFQADGHQGHWWLAVLHLLQLGVWKRHWDSVATALWKEKETPCWEQLPLQEADLSALRLLEALLQTGPYLLLQVYVFLASDFTDVVPGISALVSWSSLSWALVSYNRFLGIMKSGHRTMLWAALLCQQLWRMGMLGARVLSLVLFCRVYRVWVLVVGGAHWLVMTFWLVAQQSDIVESTCHWRLFNLLVGAVFILCYINFWDSPSRSRMASFYLVMLLENAILLLLATDFLQGTPRTSLWTVVVVLSGFLIGCASLVIYYSLLHPKSSDIQQRFMRKCCGPTEDNKAESAPPPEAMVPTGERPDSSSWCQEESYELTSLDKAPSPEQRSAEVGQAEHRSGEYSVFSHHHWLLLKLALKTGSVSKINAALGGGSAGCSCAPVSRSSQHCDLQRKPLFSQQDLPSSPSDPLTLEKGSEYQEAPKAEMESLETSSYISFASELGDNAATQRPPATQEDSPQEDSPKKAGTKADVAAQGKETDGPLQGKEGQESTTLYFSATMDRTTCHQKGSPVALRTSQEGTLGESRPVPPALPQPVTKPFPVTIADISPIPARNACPSAGLPGRAPDRSDCEDSKDAAKGLSMQSALPTVRLKGAEGPCFTSTPKSEAIRRDQSCRDRVMQEMTFFI